One part of the Microbulbifer sp. THAF38 genome encodes these proteins:
- a CDS encoding VOC family protein, with product MKRMIFVNLPVNDLKASMEFYKSLGFENNPHFTDETAACMVWSENISAMLLTHEKWRHFTSRPIPPSSSSEVMLALSMDSREAVDVINNAAAANGGTADTNPPQDHGFMYGRALADPDGHIWEAMWMDPTSLSEKADKV from the coding sequence ATGAAACGTATGATTTTTGTGAACCTGCCCGTTAATGACCTTAAGGCCTCAATGGAGTTTTACAAATCCCTAGGATTTGAGAACAACCCACATTTTACCGATGAGACCGCAGCCTGCATGGTTTGGAGTGAAAATATAAGTGCCATGTTGCTTACCCATGAGAAGTGGCGTCACTTCACATCTCGCCCGATCCCCCCTTCAAGCAGCAGCGAGGTTATGCTGGCTTTATCTATGGACAGCCGTGAGGCAGTTGATGTGATAAACAATGCAGCGGCTGCCAATGGCGGCACCGCCGATACCAACCCTCCACAAGATCATGGTTTTATGTATGGCAGGGCATTAGCAGATCCCGATGGCCATATTTGGGAGGCAATGTGGATGGATCCAACTTCACTTTCTGAGAAAGCTGACAAGGTATAA
- a CDS encoding serine hydrolase, with product MNSHLHKALKVFLLTLLTYAPILSASTDIQEKLRDVLEGMKKEHKLVGVGSVILQGGQVIAQYTSGEREVNSGVSLSKNDKWHLGSITKSMTATMIARLVEKGVLNWESTIGDIFAKDKAIDKQWQKVTLRQLLTHTSGAPTNFSADIQAEHPKKGKQRIQHRYNWVVEILNLPLNSNPGESFSYSNVGYTVAGVIAETVTGQSWEELIEQEVFKPLGTESAGFGPPGERNRVNVISQPRGHIELPEGKYSVGIGNEADNSPIMGPAGSVHMSLQDLSQYAFEHLQGIKGNGSLLNKETYQLIHTPALNSYSFGWVQSTFGDETHIWHNGSNTYWYSYVGLFPSRDLVITFSSNDGSFFSNQHLINELLITILGDMDV from the coding sequence ATGAATAGCCATCTTCATAAAGCACTAAAAGTATTCTTGTTAACTCTTCTGACTTACGCTCCTATTCTATCGGCATCAACAGATATCCAAGAAAAATTGCGCGATGTACTAGAGGGAATGAAAAAAGAGCATAAGTTGGTCGGGGTTGGATCTGTCATTCTTCAGGGTGGGCAAGTTATCGCCCAATATACGAGTGGGGAAAGAGAAGTCAATAGTGGCGTATCCTTATCTAAAAATGACAAGTGGCATTTAGGCTCAATAACCAAATCCATGACTGCCACGATGATTGCTCGCTTAGTAGAAAAAGGAGTTTTGAATTGGGAATCTACAATTGGGGATATATTTGCTAAAGACAAAGCTATTGATAAGCAGTGGCAAAAAGTGACCTTGAGGCAATTATTGACGCATACCTCAGGTGCGCCAACCAACTTTTCTGCAGATATCCAAGCTGAACACCCCAAAAAAGGTAAACAAAGGATACAACATCGATATAACTGGGTTGTGGAAATACTCAATTTGCCATTGAATTCAAATCCCGGTGAATCTTTTTCCTACTCAAATGTTGGGTACACTGTCGCTGGCGTTATTGCGGAGACAGTCACTGGCCAGTCTTGGGAAGAGCTTATCGAACAGGAAGTATTTAAACCGCTGGGGACTGAGTCCGCTGGATTTGGCCCTCCAGGAGAGAGGAATAGAGTTAATGTTATATCTCAACCTAGAGGGCATATTGAATTACCTGAAGGTAAATATTCCGTTGGTATCGGCAATGAGGCGGATAACAGCCCAATAATGGGGCCGGCTGGGTCAGTGCATATGTCACTACAAGATCTAAGCCAATATGCCTTTGAGCACCTGCAGGGAATAAAGGGGAATGGGTCACTACTCAATAAAGAAACTTACCAGCTAATCCATACTCCAGCTTTAAATTCATACAGTTTTGGTTGGGTTCAATCTACTTTTGGCGACGAAACTCATATTTGGCACAATGGCTCCAATACATATTGGTATTCATATGTCGGCCTCTTTCCCAGTAGAGATTTAGTTATTACCTTTTCATCGAATGATGGTTCATTTTTCTCAAACCAGCATTTAATTAATGAGCTTCTCATAACGATCCTGGGTGATATGGATGTTTAA
- a CDS encoding class D beta-lactamase, translating to MFNIDTGRLRVCNAERAHKPFLPASTFKVAHALIALELEIIQGQNQYMKWDGRERAVPAWNRDTTLATGMANSTVWYYQETAKKIGYENMSRWVKKLGYGNTDIGLSRELTHFWLDGSLRVSALGQVEFLSMLKRRSLPARDENQIIVAEMMRTQVENNTSEIHAKSGLVLPIDPDTGDITNSDTVISRLEKVDRIGWYVGWIEQEGSMGGDIVFAFNLDIGAPEDIRNRRRLTLNMLEANGVVFK from the coding sequence ATGTTCAATATTGATACCGGTCGTCTCAGGGTATGCAATGCTGAACGCGCTCATAAACCTTTCCTGCCTGCATCAACTTTTAAAGTAGCGCACGCATTGATTGCATTAGAGCTAGAAATTATCCAAGGGCAAAACCAATACATGAAGTGGGATGGAAGAGAGAGAGCAGTACCAGCCTGGAACAGGGATACTACACTCGCCACAGGGATGGCCAACTCTACCGTTTGGTATTACCAGGAAACAGCTAAAAAGATTGGCTATGAAAATATGTCCCGCTGGGTAAAAAAACTTGGTTATGGTAATACTGATATCGGCCTTTCTCGGGAACTCACACATTTTTGGCTGGATGGTTCTCTGAGAGTTAGCGCACTGGGCCAAGTCGAGTTTTTGAGTATGTTAAAGCGGCGTTCACTACCAGCAAGAGATGAGAACCAGATAATAGTAGCGGAAATGATGCGGACTCAAGTTGAGAATAATACAAGTGAAATCCATGCAAAAAGTGGACTTGTCTTACCGATTGATCCAGATACGGGAGATATAACCAATTCCGATACCGTTATCTCTCGTTTAGAGAAAGTTGATCGTATTGGCTGGTATGTTGGCTGGATTGAACAAGAGGGTTCAATGGGCGGAGATATCGTTTTTGCCTTTAATCTCGATATAGGTGCACCGGAAGATATTCGGAATCGACGTCGATTAACTTTAAATATGTTAGAGGCAAATGGAGTAGTATTTAAATAG
- a CDS encoding cation-transporting P-type ATPase, with protein MLQTRSEKNWHSMPPETVLSELESGMAGISEDEAALRLQTYGPNCLPAPPRKGLLRRFFSHFNNILIYVLLGAALITGLLQHWIDTGVILAVVIVNAIIGFAQEGKAEKAMDAIRHMLAPRAAVLRNNQRLTVEGEKLVPGDIVLIEAGDKVPADLRLLKTHSLQIQEAILTGESLAVEKHTAPVNTDTPLGDRSCLAYSGTSVTSGQGVGVVVATAAETEIGHISGMLASVETLTTPLVEQMGIFAKWLALFILTVAALIFAFGLFVLQHNFTELFMAIVGLSVAAIPEGLPAVLTITLAVGVQAMARRNAIVRRLPAIETLGSVSVICTDKTGTLTRNEMCVATVVKGTQHFEVKGEGYEPRGEVMLCGEPVTMPAPHPLEELARVAVLCNDAELRKEDDNWLVEGDPMEGALLAFAAKAGMNDGEVRKQWTRTDIIPFDAQHKFMASLNHNHENHALIAVKGAPEQVLAMCKTYRSEDGGCEPLVETYWRQQADEVAALGQRVLALASKEVKPEHTVLEHSDVKGTLTLLGLVGLIDPPRQEAITSVAECRGAGIRVKMITGDHIATAKAIGQQIGLQGPDKALTGVDIDNLDDAALAAEVLKVDIFARTRPEHKLRLVTALQAHDMTVAMTGDGVNDAPALKRADVGIAMGKGGTEAAKEASELVLADDNFASIGAAVREGRTVYDNIKKVISWTLPTNAGEASTIIVALLFGMVLPITPIQILWVNLITAVTLGIALAFEPTEENTMRRPPRLRGQPLLTSVLVWHIALVSTLFLCGVFGIYTYAIEQNYSLELARTMAMNTLVVMEIFHLFFIRNMYGTSLTWKAVRGTKVVWLAVLVVSAGQFAITYIPTLQKIFATEAVTFADGVLIVAIGVALFTIVEIEKQLRIRLSRQTPDFIIGKKA; from the coding sequence GTGCTTCAGACGCGGTCTGAGAAAAACTGGCACTCAATGCCCCCAGAGACGGTGCTCTCCGAGCTGGAGAGTGGTATGGCGGGAATCAGTGAGGATGAAGCGGCGCTAAGACTGCAAACTTACGGACCCAACTGCCTGCCGGCACCGCCTCGCAAAGGATTACTGCGACGCTTCTTCTCCCACTTTAACAATATCCTGATCTACGTCTTGCTGGGTGCGGCGCTTATCACAGGCCTACTGCAGCACTGGATAGACACCGGAGTCATCCTGGCGGTGGTTATCGTCAATGCGATTATCGGCTTTGCGCAGGAGGGTAAGGCGGAAAAGGCCATGGATGCTATCCGCCATATGCTGGCACCACGTGCCGCGGTCCTCCGCAACAACCAGCGGCTCACTGTAGAGGGAGAGAAGCTGGTACCCGGAGATATTGTGCTCATTGAGGCCGGTGACAAAGTGCCTGCCGATCTGCGGTTATTAAAAACGCACAGCCTGCAGATACAAGAGGCCATCCTCACTGGGGAATCGCTCGCAGTAGAAAAACACACCGCCCCGGTTAACACTGATACCCCCTTGGGGGACCGCAGTTGCTTAGCCTATAGCGGTACCAGTGTTACCAGTGGGCAGGGAGTGGGGGTAGTAGTGGCCACCGCAGCAGAGACAGAGATCGGCCATATCAGTGGCATGCTCGCCAGTGTTGAAACTTTAACCACTCCGCTGGTTGAACAGATGGGCATTTTCGCCAAATGGCTGGCACTTTTTATTCTGACCGTGGCCGCGCTCATCTTCGCCTTTGGGCTGTTTGTATTGCAGCACAACTTTACCGAGCTGTTTATGGCCATTGTTGGGCTTTCGGTAGCGGCTATCCCTGAGGGCTTACCGGCAGTTCTAACCATCACATTAGCGGTTGGGGTCCAGGCGATGGCACGGCGCAACGCCATTGTCCGGCGCCTGCCGGCTATCGAAACCCTGGGATCAGTATCGGTAATCTGTACCGATAAAACCGGGACACTCACACGAAACGAGATGTGCGTCGCCACTGTAGTTAAAGGCACACAGCACTTTGAAGTAAAGGGCGAGGGCTATGAACCGCGGGGTGAAGTCATGCTCTGCGGCGAGCCGGTAACGATGCCGGCCCCGCACCCCCTGGAGGAATTGGCCCGTGTTGCGGTTCTTTGTAATGACGCCGAGCTAAGAAAAGAGGATGACAACTGGCTCGTGGAGGGCGACCCCATGGAGGGGGCCTTGCTGGCGTTTGCCGCAAAAGCGGGAATGAATGACGGGGAGGTACGCAAGCAGTGGACCCGTACCGATATTATCCCCTTTGATGCCCAGCATAAGTTCATGGCCAGCCTGAACCACAACCATGAGAATCATGCACTGATCGCCGTTAAAGGTGCGCCGGAGCAGGTTTTGGCAATGTGCAAAACCTATCGCAGCGAGGATGGAGGCTGCGAACCATTGGTAGAAACTTACTGGCGACAACAGGCCGACGAGGTGGCGGCATTGGGGCAGCGTGTCTTGGCGCTCGCCTCAAAAGAAGTAAAGCCAGAGCACACGGTACTGGAGCACTCAGACGTGAAGGGCACTTTAACCCTTCTCGGCTTGGTGGGATTAATCGATCCACCCCGTCAGGAGGCTATAACCTCCGTTGCGGAGTGCAGGGGCGCGGGTATTCGGGTGAAAATGATCACCGGCGATCATATCGCGACCGCAAAAGCCATCGGTCAGCAGATAGGTTTACAGGGGCCGGACAAAGCCTTAACGGGAGTGGACATCGACAACCTGGATGACGCGGCATTGGCGGCAGAAGTCCTGAAGGTGGATATCTTCGCCCGCACCAGGCCAGAGCATAAATTGCGACTGGTAACCGCACTTCAGGCCCACGATATGACTGTGGCAATGACTGGCGATGGCGTTAACGATGCCCCCGCATTGAAACGCGCCGATGTCGGCATTGCCATGGGAAAAGGTGGAACTGAGGCCGCCAAAGAGGCTTCCGAACTGGTTCTAGCGGATGACAATTTCGCCTCTATTGGTGCCGCCGTACGTGAGGGGCGTACGGTTTATGACAATATAAAGAAAGTGATCAGCTGGACACTACCCACCAACGCAGGGGAGGCCTCAACCATTATTGTGGCACTGCTCTTTGGCATGGTGCTGCCGATAACACCGATTCAGATACTTTGGGTAAACCTGATTACCGCCGTTACGCTCGGAATAGCGCTCGCTTTTGAGCCCACCGAAGAAAATACCATGCGCCGTCCCCCCCGCTTGCGTGGACAGCCATTGCTCACCAGCGTGCTGGTATGGCATATCGCATTGGTAAGTACGTTATTTCTATGTGGCGTATTCGGGATATATACCTACGCCATTGAGCAAAACTACTCCCTGGAGCTTGCACGCACCATGGCCATGAATACATTGGTGGTGATGGAAATTTTCCACCTGTTCTTTATCCGCAATATGTATGGCACCTCTCTCACTTGGAAGGCCGTACGCGGCACAAAGGTTGTATGGCTGGCGGTACTTGTCGTTAGCGCGGGGCAGTTCGCAATTACCTATATTCCCACACTGCAGAAAATCTTCGCAACCGAAGCTGTGACATTCGCCGATGGAGTATTGATTGTTGCTATAGGCGTGGCGCTATTTACCATTGTCGAAATTGAAAAACAGTTGCGTATACGACTCTCAAGACAAACACCTGACTTTATAATTGGGAAGAAAGCGTAA
- a CDS encoding helix-turn-helix domain-containing protein, whose translation MINDQEVFSSPLFLLAADRLRAHTLPSTCLLCGLDGPIVLKYGAKQVVGDILLVRPQVLHEVIIEGRARILNLNGLQFPYDSDLAIQLTNTNYEIAIDALWGEESSVLELRAKLGYRQVKCPTDIAQIITHLSDEPMFRMSQQELAIRLNRERTQALKYFKASTGMTFRGLKLWLAIQSAAHQLLTGDLVRNAALDNGFADTAHFTRSFRTALGITPSEAIAGYHLAMSLSSR comes from the coding sequence ATGATTAATGATCAAGAGGTGTTTTCGAGCCCACTATTCCTTCTTGCTGCTGACCGATTACGGGCGCATACGCTGCCTTCTACTTGTCTCTTATGTGGCCTCGATGGCCCCATTGTTCTGAAGTATGGAGCAAAGCAAGTTGTGGGTGATATTCTTCTGGTGCGCCCTCAGGTTCTTCATGAGGTGATTATTGAGGGGAGAGCTCGGATTTTAAATCTAAATGGGCTGCAATTTCCCTATGATAGTGACTTGGCAATTCAACTTACTAACACAAATTATGAAATTGCCATAGATGCCCTCTGGGGCGAAGAGAGTTCGGTACTTGAGTTACGCGCAAAGCTTGGATATCGACAAGTAAAATGCCCTACAGATATCGCTCAAATTATTACCCATCTCTCAGATGAGCCTATGTTTCGTATGTCACAACAAGAGTTGGCGATACGCCTTAATCGTGAACGAACTCAGGCACTAAAGTATTTTAAGGCGTCAACAGGTATGACATTTCGTGGACTGAAACTGTGGTTGGCGATTCAAAGTGCAGCTCATCAGTTATTAACTGGTGATCTGGTTCGTAATGCTGCGTTGGATAATGGTTTTGCCGATACGGCGCATTTCACACGCAGCTTTCGTACAGCATTAGGGATTACCCCATCTGAGGCTATAGCTGGTTACCACCTGGCTATGAGCCTATCCAGCAGATAA
- a CDS encoding HypC/HybG/HupF family hydrogenase formation chaperone, translating to MCLGVPGLIEEITGDSPLERLGKVRFGGIARQINLSLVPDAGVGDYVIVHVGIAISQIREEEAAQVFRDLEALDGPSGQE from the coding sequence ATGTGCTTAGGTGTTCCCGGCCTTATTGAAGAGATTACAGGTGATTCTCCTCTCGAGCGCCTGGGCAAAGTACGATTTGGCGGCATAGCGCGGCAAATCAATTTGTCTCTGGTTCCCGATGCCGGTGTTGGTGATTATGTGATCGTGCATGTGGGCATCGCCATCAGTCAAATAAGGGAAGAAGAAGCCGCACAGGTTTTTCGCGACCTGGAAGCCTTGGATGGGCCCAGCGGCCAGGAGTGA
- a CDS encoding YdeI family protein has product MMITVIEDFFNKGCGRCDRFNTSSCSSFIWRDGIHKLRRICLENELVEVVKWAHPCYMHANRNIVMIGAVRNDFRLIFFNASLMKDPYGILERQGENTQSPDMMRFTNAKQVDDKAYIIQSYLLESIRYAAEGIRPSKKREKQCLPVELAEALSTDAELAQAFYNLTPGRQKSYIIKLNSAKKSETRAAYIAKFRSKIMSGKGPQEQ; this is encoded by the coding sequence ATGATGATTACCGTTATAGAAGATTTCTTTAATAAAGGGTGCGGACGTTGTGATCGATTTAATACTTCAAGCTGTTCCTCATTTATTTGGAGAGATGGTATCCATAAACTTCGGAGAATTTGCCTAGAAAATGAACTTGTTGAAGTGGTTAAATGGGCACACCCATGTTACATGCACGCTAATCGTAACATTGTTATGATTGGCGCAGTACGAAACGATTTCCGACTTATTTTTTTTAACGCTAGTTTAATGAAGGATCCATACGGCATTTTAGAGCGTCAAGGTGAGAACACACAAAGTCCAGATATGATGCGTTTTACAAACGCCAAACAAGTAGATGATAAAGCATATATCATTCAATCTTATCTCTTAGAGTCAATAAGATATGCCGCCGAAGGTATAAGACCCTCAAAGAAAAGAGAGAAACAATGTTTACCTGTTGAATTAGCGGAAGCACTAAGCACTGATGCAGAGCTTGCGCAAGCTTTTTATAATTTAACACCTGGGCGACAGAAGAGTTATATTATCAAACTCAATTCAGCAAAAAAATCCGAAACTCGAGCTGCATATATAGCTAAATTTCGATCAAAAATTATGTCTGGCAAAGGACCACAAGAACAGTAG
- the hypD gene encoding hydrogenase formation protein HypD produces the protein MKFVNEYRQSESIQKIAAEIRKVTTQPWTIMEVCGGQTHAIVKNRLDQLLPQEIELVHGPGCPVCVTPLETVDRAITIAALPEVIFCSFGDMLRVPGSECSLLDVKADGGDIRIVYSPLQAVKIAEDNPAKQIVFFAVGFETTATANAMAATQAKNKSLQNFSLLVSQFLVTPAIASICSAGDSRVQGFLAAGHVCSITGYENYLPLAEKYRVPIVVTGFEPLDILEGLLMCLRQLEQGSYRVENQYLRAVERVGNRQAQTLLDSVFKVSAQQWRGLGEIPASGLGLRKDFLEFDAVPKFKLPEIKTQEQHHCISGAIMLGHKKPADCPHFGTDCRPDRPLGAPMVSSEGACSAYHRYSQQVKAREYSVSTPSDK, from the coding sequence GTGAAATTCGTCAATGAATACCGTCAGAGTGAAAGCATCCAGAAAATCGCCGCAGAAATTCGCAAAGTAACCACACAGCCCTGGACGATTATGGAGGTGTGCGGCGGTCAAACCCACGCCATTGTTAAGAATCGCCTCGACCAGTTACTGCCTCAGGAAATAGAGCTGGTGCATGGGCCCGGCTGCCCGGTTTGCGTTACGCCCTTGGAGACAGTTGATCGGGCCATCACCATCGCGGCCTTACCGGAAGTCATTTTCTGCTCCTTTGGCGATATGTTGCGCGTACCGGGATCAGAGTGCAGCCTGCTCGATGTGAAGGCCGATGGAGGCGATATTCGCATCGTCTACTCCCCCTTGCAGGCGGTGAAGATTGCCGAGGACAACCCCGCAAAACAAATTGTCTTTTTTGCCGTAGGATTTGAAACCACCGCAACCGCCAATGCCATGGCTGCCACTCAGGCCAAAAACAAATCTCTACAAAATTTCTCTCTGTTAGTCTCCCAATTCTTGGTGACACCCGCCATTGCCTCTATTTGTTCTGCCGGGGACTCGCGCGTGCAGGGGTTTCTTGCTGCCGGTCATGTGTGCTCCATAACAGGCTACGAGAATTACCTGCCGCTTGCAGAAAAGTACCGGGTGCCCATCGTCGTCACCGGTTTTGAACCCCTGGATATTCTCGAAGGTTTGCTGATGTGTCTGCGCCAATTGGAGCAGGGTAGTTATCGGGTTGAAAACCAATACCTGAGGGCGGTGGAACGAGTCGGTAACCGGCAAGCACAAACATTACTGGACAGTGTGTTTAAGGTTTCTGCCCAGCAATGGCGCGGCCTGGGAGAAATACCGGCGAGTGGCTTGGGGCTTCGTAAAGATTTTTTGGAATTCGATGCCGTGCCAAAATTCAAACTGCCCGAGATCAAAACCCAGGAACAACATCACTGTATAAGCGGCGCCATTATGCTCGGTCATAAAAAGCCCGCCGATTGCCCCCATTTCGGCACAGACTGCCGCCCAGACCGCCCCCTGGGTGCCCCCATGGTTTCTTCAGAGGGCGCCTGCTCAGCCTATCACCGCTACAGCCAACAGGTAAAAGCCCGTGAATATTCAGTGTCCACTCCCAGCGACAAATAA
- the hypE gene encoding hydrogenase expression/formation protein HypE produces MNIQCPLPATNKDSIRLGHGSGGEMTQQLLNDFIQPLFKNTWIDQAHDSATLPWHSDRLVFTTDSFVITPLFFPGGDIGKLAVYGTVNDLAMGGAEPKFLSCSLILEEGLPLSTLKRVLESMAAAAEETGTKLVTGDTKVVERGKGDGIYINTSGVGTLLSDHPLDPSYIRPGDRILLSGDIGRHGIAVMASREGLEFESALSSDCAPLNNAVKALLQGGVEIHCLRDLTRGGLTTALVELAETSGRAFELYEEQIPVCESVQGACEMLGLDPLYVANEGRFVAVIPEEYADQAIAILGEDPVGASCAIIGQVSDNPSCQVTLKNSLGCDRLLQRLPGEQLPRIC; encoded by the coding sequence GTGAATATTCAGTGTCCACTCCCAGCGACAAATAAGGACAGTATCCGGCTTGGGCATGGCAGTGGCGGTGAGATGACCCAGCAGCTTCTAAACGATTTTATCCAACCGCTGTTTAAAAATACCTGGATCGACCAGGCCCATGACAGCGCTACCTTGCCTTGGCATTCTGATCGCCTGGTGTTCACCACCGATTCATTCGTAATTACCCCATTGTTTTTCCCTGGAGGGGATATCGGCAAATTGGCTGTATATGGAACCGTCAACGATCTGGCCATGGGCGGTGCTGAGCCAAAGTTCTTAAGTTGCAGCTTAATTCTGGAAGAGGGACTACCACTCAGTACATTAAAAAGAGTGCTGGAATCCATGGCTGCAGCAGCGGAGGAAACCGGGACAAAGCTGGTTACCGGAGACACCAAGGTGGTGGAGAGAGGCAAGGGCGATGGTATCTATATCAACACCAGTGGAGTGGGTACTCTGCTGAGTGATCACCCATTAGACCCAAGCTATATCCGCCCCGGCGACAGGATTCTGTTGTCCGGGGATATAGGTCGGCACGGCATTGCCGTTATGGCAAGTCGCGAAGGGCTGGAGTTTGAAAGCGCGCTCAGTAGTGACTGCGCCCCACTCAATAATGCGGTTAAGGCACTGCTGCAGGGTGGTGTGGAGATTCACTGCTTGCGTGATCTTACTCGCGGCGGCCTCACCACCGCACTGGTGGAGCTGGCCGAAACCAGTGGCAGGGCATTTGAATTGTATGAAGAGCAGATCCCAGTCTGCGAATCCGTACAGGGAGCCTGTGAAATGCTGGGCTTAGACCCGCTTTACGTTGCCAACGAGGGGCGCTTTGTCGCAGTTATTCCCGAAGAGTACGCTGATCAGGCCATCGCCATCCTAGGTGAAGACCCAGTTGGGGCATCCTGTGCAATCATTGGGCAGGTCTCAGACAATCCCAGTTGCCAGGTCACCCTGAAAAATAGCCTGGGTTGTGATCGCCTGTTGCAACGCTTACCCGGAGAGCAGTTGCCGAGAATCTGTTAA
- a CDS encoding bacteriophage holin — protein MNRCAPNALGVAIGVLWAIYVFFCGITAMFGWGLELVVTLSSLYIGYAPTFIGALIGAVWGFVDGYIAGVVIAWIYNKLAK, from the coding sequence ATGAACCGATGTGCTCCAAACGCCTTAGGTGTTGCAATTGGTGTGCTTTGGGCAATCTATGTCTTTTTCTGCGGTATCACGGCCATGTTTGGCTGGGGATTGGAGCTCGTCGTTACACTTTCGTCACTTTATATTGGCTATGCACCAACCTTTATTGGTGCCCTCATCGGCGCAGTGTGGGGATTTGTTGATGGTTATATTGCCGGAGTTGTTATTGCTTGGATATATAACAAGCTGGCGAAGTGA